A genomic region of Candidatus Methylomirabilota bacterium contains the following coding sequences:
- the rsmG gene encoding 16S rRNA (guanine(527)-N(7))-methyltransferase RsmG — MLGRTPSTGERQQLSKYLKLLIEWSSVHRLIGSTDPEWIAEHLLLDSLLFLRVVPHEAGSILDFGAGAGLPGIPIAVVRPDARVTLLEGRRRRASFLATCVRELGLTGARVVAARAEDVASELAGSFDVVVMRCAGRLDEILPVAAQFARSEGGLVVAAGPPRETPIRIGQWLEVAGVREGTTRRFAVLRRQHPG; from the coding sequence ATCCTCGGGCGCACGCCAAGCACCGGCGAGCGCCAGCAGCTCTCCAAGTATCTGAAACTTTTGATTGAGTGGAGCTCGGTCCACCGCCTGATCGGGTCGACGGACCCCGAGTGGATCGCCGAGCACCTGCTGCTGGACAGCCTTCTGTTCCTCCGCGTGGTGCCTCATGAGGCCGGATCCATCCTGGACTTCGGCGCAGGGGCCGGACTGCCCGGCATCCCGATCGCGGTCGTCCGGCCAGACGCACGTGTCACGCTGCTCGAGGGGCGCCGGCGGCGAGCGTCGTTCCTGGCGACGTGCGTTCGGGAGCTCGGGCTGACCGGGGCGCGCGTCGTTGCCGCCAGGGCCGAGGACGTGGCGTCCGAGCTGGCGGGCAGCTTCGATGTGGTGGTGATGCGGTGCGCGGGCAGGCTCGACGAGATCCTGCCCGTGGCGGCACAGTTCGCCAGGAGCGAAGGCGGCCTGGTCGTGGCGGCCGGCCCTCCCAGAGAAACGCCCATCAGGATCGGGCAGTGGCTCGAGGTCGCCGGAGTCCGAGAAGGAACGACTCGGCGATTCGCCGTCCTCAGGCGGCAGCACCCCGGGTAG